Proteins encoded within one genomic window of Streptomyces profundus:
- a CDS encoding ATP-binding protein produces the protein MSAATYQYVDLPDASVVTTRALLTARENIADTVDARAMMCIHGGAGFGKTLAVNTCLSELEPHEDVRKITFRARPTARAVRYELFTALDLPGQPPRHPSEFDRLLKAALAERPRIFLVDEAQWLKGEAFEYFRYLWDDPSTQLAIIFVGGEGCHTVLRREPMLSSRIFIWQHFTRLTPSEVLQTIPLFHPIWAAADPGDITFADQHAAHGNFRNWARLTAHVRLALARTGRPRVDQEVLRWAFSRLGSPA, from the coding sequence ATGAGCGCGGCCACCTACCAGTACGTCGACCTGCCGGACGCGTCCGTGGTCACCACCCGAGCCCTGCTCACGGCCCGGGAGAACATCGCCGACACCGTCGACGCGCGCGCCATGATGTGTATCCACGGGGGCGCCGGCTTCGGTAAGACCCTCGCCGTCAACACCTGCCTGAGCGAACTCGAACCACACGAGGACGTCCGCAAGATCACCTTCCGGGCTCGGCCCACCGCCCGCGCGGTGCGCTACGAACTGTTCACCGCACTCGACCTCCCCGGACAACCACCGCGCCACCCCAGCGAGTTCGACCGCCTGCTGAAGGCCGCCTTGGCCGAACGCCCCCGCATCTTCCTCGTCGACGAGGCCCAGTGGCTCAAAGGCGAGGCGTTCGAGTACTTCCGCTACCTGTGGGACGACCCCTCAACCCAGCTCGCGATCATCTTCGTCGGCGGCGAGGGCTGCCACACCGTGCTGCGCCGCGAACCGATGCTCTCCTCCCGCATCTTCATCTGGCAGCACTTCACCCGCCTCACCCCCAGCGAGGTCCTACAAACCATCCCGCTGTTCCACCCCATCTGGGCCGCCGCCGACCCCGGCGACATCACCTTCGCCGACCAGCACGCCGCACACGGCAACTTCCGTAACTGGGCCCGGCTGACGGCCCATGTACGCCTCGCTCTGGCCCGCACCGGCCGCCCTCGCGTCGACCAGGAAGTCCTGCGTTGGGCCTTCAGCCGGCTGGGCAGCCCCGCCTGA
- a CDS encoding alpha/beta fold hydrolase, with amino-acid sequence MTRPKLRTSAAMVLCCAVTGLALVGCDDSETDTGSGGDAESSAPAEDTEADAGPFTGTQTISVGDKSITVSCSGAPVDGRPVVVLLHGGGHDLTTMADFQESLSAEGRVCSYDRLGAGASDLPDGLQDFEDIGETLTGVLDQIAPDSPVVLAGHSMGGLIAARYAPDHLDRVHGLVLLDATPPTQAGDFAARIPDTVTGETAEFRAVTLATFEGQNPEQLVFADAEVRPADDIPVRVIQHGHQYLAEMPEYGPGLEEDWAAGQEKWLALSTDSELSIAENSAHDIYLDEPEVALAAIENVIAGAAG; translated from the coding sequence ATGACCCGCCCGAAGCTGAGGACATCTGCCGCGATGGTGCTGTGCTGCGCCGTGACGGGCCTGGCGCTCGTCGGGTGTGATGACTCCGAGACGGACACCGGCTCGGGCGGAGACGCGGAGTCCTCCGCACCCGCCGAGGATACGGAGGCCGACGCGGGGCCGTTCACCGGAACGCAGACGATCTCCGTGGGAGACAAGTCGATCACGGTCTCCTGCTCCGGCGCCCCGGTCGACGGCCGGCCCGTTGTCGTCCTGCTCCACGGCGGAGGGCACGATCTGACGACGATGGCCGACTTCCAGGAGAGCCTGAGCGCCGAAGGCCGCGTCTGCTCCTACGACCGCCTCGGCGCGGGCGCCAGCGACCTGCCCGACGGCCTCCAGGACTTCGAGGACATCGGCGAGACCCTGACGGGAGTCCTCGACCAGATAGCGCCCGACAGCCCCGTCGTCCTCGCCGGCCACTCCATGGGCGGCCTGATCGCCGCCCGCTACGCGCCCGACCACCTCGACCGGGTCCACGGCCTGGTGCTGCTCGACGCGACCCCGCCGACCCAGGCCGGCGACTTCGCGGCCAGGATCCCGGACACGGTCACCGGCGAGACGGCCGAGTTCCGCGCGGTGACCCTGGCGACCTTCGAGGGCCAGAACCCCGAGCAACTCGTCTTCGCCGACGCGGAGGTCCGCCCCGCCGATGACATCCCGGTGCGGGTGATCCAGCACGGACACCAGTATCTCGCCGAGATGCCCGAGTACGGACCCGGCCTGGAGGAGGACTGGGCCGCGGGCCAGGAGAAGTGGCTGGCGCTCTCCACCGACAGCGAGTTGAGCATCGCCGAGAACAGCGCCCACGACATCTACCTCGACGAGCCCGAGGTCGCCCTCGCCGCCATCGAGAACGTCATCGCCGGCGCCGCGGGCTGA
- the tap gene encoding telomere-associated protein Tap translates to MPTEEELFANVDALLEEPPLPPPAERARLREAAGITQARLATALKSTTQTVKNWENGRSEPKPPRLEAYQRLLNGWATKYPAPTTPATPTASAPPTTPTSTPIEPPATPPPPAPVPESPAHPAASSPHPVGKPAQPTPRTATDPRFPHGPLAVLDGDGSAYAAHGIVLDCPATTIPQLVEWTLKESGLGAAPLHRHGKDADPLIALTASAATNLGLPERLEGHEQRRSLRLPEDHPVITQITRARWRLTQRGFGPWARIYRNAQGRDRQCVQLAILPWDALDARSWPGVTHMRPPDIARVLSTYATRVITPRGSTAVSGLELMTALRPPTRAVRDETTGNWIPGHNPGSLGTHPVDPAPPEATPEHPVVINSAWNKGFLDEEAYQWVRHTDLLSDEECLLPHAIGLDLNTAFLAASARLTVGLGAPEHLTHPTFNPKIPGSWYVDLSHIELDPRLPSPFTPTGTRPTGPAWYQTHTIAYAQELGHNIAPTEAYLRRLTGAYLDPWHDHLKNAYVATLADLGVTRDLNDAEFLTAMEHHKHADPGLAAVLTAIKATVKGGVGKLRERPQGRHYKPGERWPALERPTWRPDIRAAVISKARVNMHRKLTNMAKFTGRYPLAVLSDCVVYPSPGPSPTDLLPYAASGKPQPGAFRLGPTPGLAKLEGVQEMAWAVDLMEQGHNPARHIKGGDAVLDEGE, encoded by the coding sequence ATGCCCACCGAGGAAGAGCTGTTCGCCAACGTAGACGCACTGTTGGAGGAACCGCCGCTGCCGCCCCCCGCCGAACGAGCCAGGCTGCGGGAAGCCGCCGGCATCACCCAGGCCCGCCTCGCCACCGCGCTCAAAAGCACGACACAGACAGTCAAGAACTGGGAGAACGGCCGCTCCGAACCCAAACCACCCCGCCTGGAGGCATACCAACGACTCCTCAACGGCTGGGCGACGAAGTACCCCGCCCCCACCACCCCCGCCACCCCCACCGCTTCGGCTCCACCCACCACACCCACCAGCACGCCGATCGAGCCCCCCGCCACCCCACCCCCACCCGCGCCCGTGCCCGAAAGCCCCGCCCACCCCGCCGCCTCGTCACCCCACCCGGTAGGGAAGCCAGCCCAACCCACCCCCCGCACCGCCACCGACCCGCGCTTCCCCCACGGCCCGCTCGCCGTCCTCGACGGCGACGGCTCCGCCTACGCCGCCCACGGCATCGTGCTGGACTGCCCGGCCACCACCATCCCGCAGCTGGTGGAGTGGACACTCAAGGAATCCGGCCTCGGCGCCGCCCCCCTGCACCGGCACGGCAAGGACGCCGACCCGCTGATCGCCCTCACCGCCTCAGCCGCCACCAACCTCGGACTGCCCGAACGCCTGGAAGGCCACGAACAGCGCCGCTCCCTGCGCCTCCCCGAAGACCACCCCGTGATCACACAGATCACCCGCGCCCGATGGCGGCTCACCCAACGCGGATTCGGCCCCTGGGCACGGATCTACCGCAACGCCCAGGGACGCGACCGGCAGTGCGTGCAACTCGCGATCCTGCCCTGGGACGCCCTCGACGCCCGCTCCTGGCCCGGCGTCACCCACATGCGACCCCCCGACATCGCGCGCGTCCTCAGCACCTACGCGACCCGCGTCATCACCCCCCGCGGCTCCACCGCCGTCTCCGGCCTCGAACTCATGACCGCGCTGCGCCCCCCCACCCGAGCGGTACGGGACGAGACCACCGGGAACTGGATCCCCGGCCACAACCCCGGATCCCTCGGCACCCACCCCGTCGACCCGGCGCCGCCCGAGGCCACCCCGGAACACCCGGTCGTCATCAACTCCGCCTGGAACAAGGGCTTCCTCGACGAGGAGGCCTACCAGTGGGTCCGCCACACAGACCTCCTCAGCGACGAGGAATGCCTCCTGCCGCACGCGATCGGCCTCGACCTCAACACCGCGTTCCTCGCCGCGTCCGCCCGCCTCACCGTCGGCCTCGGCGCCCCCGAACACCTCACCCACCCCACCTTCAACCCCAAGATCCCCGGCTCCTGGTACGTCGACCTGTCCCACATCGAGCTGGACCCACGCCTGCCCTCCCCGTTCACCCCCACCGGCACACGGCCGACAGGACCCGCCTGGTACCAGACCCACACCATCGCCTACGCCCAGGAACTGGGCCACAACATCGCCCCTACCGAGGCATACCTACGCCGCCTGACCGGCGCCTACCTCGACCCCTGGCACGACCACCTCAAGAACGCCTACGTGGCAACCCTCGCCGACCTCGGCGTCACCCGCGACCTGAACGACGCGGAGTTCCTCACCGCCATGGAACACCACAAACACGCCGACCCCGGCCTGGCCGCCGTCCTCACCGCCATCAAAGCCACCGTCAAAGGCGGCGTCGGGAAGCTCCGCGAACGCCCCCAAGGCCGCCACTACAAACCCGGCGAACGATGGCCGGCCCTGGAACGCCCCACCTGGCGGCCGGACATCCGCGCCGCCGTCATCTCCAAAGCCCGCGTCAACATGCACCGCAAGCTCACCAACATGGCGAAGTTCACCGGCCGCTACCCCCTCGCGGTGCTCTCCGACTGCGTCGTCTACCCCTCACCCGGCCCCAGCCCCACCGACCTCCTCCCCTACGCCGCGTCCGGCAAGCCCCAACCCGGAGCCTTCCGCCTCGGCCCCACCCCCGGCCTGGCAAAGCTGGAAGGCGTCCAGGAAATGGCCTGGGCGGTCGACCTCATGGAACAAGGCCACAACCCGGCCCGCCACATCAAGGGCGGCGACGCCGTCCTCGACGAAGGAGAGTAG
- a CDS encoding alcohol dehydrogenase catalytic domain-containing protein — MRAVVFDAFGHLPEVREVPDPAVPDTGVVVRVAATGLCRSDWHGWMGHDQDIALPHVPGHELAGRIEAVGPGVTRWHVGDRVTVPFVQACGRCPTCAAGDHQICERQRQPGFTGWGSFADRVALHHADVNLVALPDTMDWTTAAGLGCRFATAHRAVVAQGQVRAGTWVAVHGCGGVGLSAVMIAVAAGALVVAIDTQPEALALAAELGAAVCLDAAAPPEELAEAVRTATGGGAHLSLDAIGSPTSCATSVQGLRRRGRHVQVGLLPHGAPIPMDRVIALELAILGSHGMAAHAYPEMMRQITAGTLRPDRLVRSVIPLDAAPAALAALTDGTTPGATVITLE; from the coding sequence GTGCGTGCTGTGGTGTTCGACGCGTTCGGCCACCTCCCCGAGGTGCGGGAGGTGCCCGACCCCGCGGTGCCCGACACCGGGGTCGTCGTCCGCGTCGCCGCCACCGGGCTGTGCCGCAGCGACTGGCACGGCTGGATGGGCCACGACCAGGACATCGCCCTGCCCCATGTGCCGGGCCACGAACTGGCCGGCCGCATCGAGGCCGTCGGGCCAGGCGTCACCCGCTGGCACGTCGGCGACCGCGTCACCGTCCCCTTCGTCCAGGCCTGCGGACGCTGCCCCACCTGCGCCGCCGGCGACCACCAGATCTGCGAGCGGCAACGGCAACCGGGCTTCACCGGCTGGGGATCCTTCGCCGACCGGGTGGCGCTGCACCACGCGGACGTCAACCTCGTCGCCCTCCCCGACACGATGGACTGGACCACCGCCGCCGGCCTCGGCTGCCGTTTCGCCACCGCCCATCGCGCCGTCGTCGCCCAGGGCCAGGTCAGGGCCGGCACCTGGGTGGCCGTCCACGGCTGCGGCGGCGTCGGCCTCTCCGCCGTCATGATCGCCGTCGCCGCCGGCGCCCTGGTCGTCGCGATCGACACCCAACCCGAAGCCCTCGCCCTGGCCGCCGAGTTGGGCGCCGCCGTCTGCCTGGACGCGGCGGCCCCACCCGAGGAGCTCGCCGAGGCCGTGCGCACCGCCACCGGCGGCGGCGCCCATCTGTCGCTCGACGCGATCGGTTCGCCGACCAGCTGCGCCACCTCCGTCCAGGGCCTGCGCCGCCGGGGCCGACACGTCCAGGTCGGCCTGCTGCCCCACGGCGCCCCGATCCCGATGGACCGCGTCATCGCCCTTGAGCTCGCCATCCTCGGCAGCCACGGAATGGCCGCCCACGCCTACCCCGAGATGATGCGCCAGATCACCGCCGGCACACTCCGCCCGGACCGGTTGGTGCGGTCCGTCATCCCCCTCGACGCCGCCCCCGCCGCCCTGGCCGCCCTCACCGACGGAACCACCCCCGGCGCCACCGTGATCACTCTCGAATGA
- a CDS encoding sigma-70 family RNA polymerase sigma factor — MNEQEWLAERFETHRARLRAVAYRMLGSASEADDAVQESWLRANRAGAADVDNLRAWLTTIVARVSLNMLQSRRTRREEPIEGREEDTRPAHAGAGDPEWEVVEADSVGLALLVVLEALSPAERLAFVLHDLFGVPFEEIATIVDRSPAATRQLASRARRRLRGRDVPARRGAARREVVEAFLAASRGGDFDELLTLLASDVVVRADGAAVSGGAVAEVRGARAVARTFSGRARGARLALVDGAWGAVWSTGGRLRVAFTFALVDGVIVAIDLLADAVTLDRLSVVFVEG; from the coding sequence ATGAACGAACAGGAATGGCTCGCGGAGCGGTTCGAGACACACCGTGCCCGGCTACGGGCGGTGGCCTACCGGATGCTCGGTTCGGCCAGCGAGGCCGATGACGCCGTTCAGGAGAGCTGGCTGAGGGCCAACCGGGCGGGGGCCGCCGATGTGGACAACCTGCGGGCCTGGCTGACGACGATCGTGGCGCGGGTGTCGTTGAACATGTTGCAGTCGCGCAGGACTCGGCGTGAGGAGCCCATCGAGGGGCGGGAGGAGGACACGCGGCCGGCTCACGCCGGTGCGGGTGACCCGGAGTGGGAAGTGGTGGAGGCCGACTCGGTGGGCCTGGCGTTGCTGGTGGTGTTGGAGGCCCTCTCCCCCGCCGAGCGGCTGGCGTTCGTCCTGCACGACCTGTTCGGTGTGCCCTTCGAGGAGATCGCGACCATCGTCGACCGCTCCCCCGCCGCGACGCGGCAGCTCGCGAGTCGGGCGCGGCGGCGGTTGCGGGGCAGAGACGTGCCGGCGCGGCGTGGTGCGGCGCGGCGCGAGGTAGTGGAGGCGTTTCTCGCGGCGTCGCGCGGTGGGGACTTCGACGAGCTGTTGACGTTGCTGGCGTCCGATGTCGTGGTGCGCGCCGACGGGGCGGCGGTGAGCGGGGGTGCCGTGGCGGAGGTGCGGGGTGCGCGGGCGGTGGCGCGGACGTTCTCCGGGCGGGCGAGGGGGGCGCGGTTGGCGTTGGTGGACGGCGCCTGGGGTGCGGTGTGGTCGACGGGGGGTCGGCTGCGGGTGGCGTTCACCTTCGCCTTGGTGGACGGCGTGATCGTGGCCATCGATCTGTTGGCCGACGCGGTGACGTTGGATCGGCTGAGCGTGGTGTTCGTGGAGGGGTGA
- the tpg gene encoding telomere-protecting terminal protein Tpg, with amino-acid sequence MGEIEDAITRADNETFTRQPPKTLQARINFLMKQFKTTRAVAAELGVTPDSVNRYRRGARKNPPKAIADRIDAAVRARWQPRVRKRRQRHAATVGGITVETRARIGYTAPAGTTDDGRLRRLTVHLPPPYADRLFTARDTGTTEDHLRGIVAEGLRDIYFQDGGTRALGLTDVALTDIDYLDLEF; translated from the coding sequence GTGGGAGAGATCGAAGACGCCATCACCCGAGCCGACAACGAGACGTTCACCCGCCAACCCCCCAAGACCCTCCAAGCCCGCATCAACTTCCTGATGAAGCAGTTCAAGACGACCCGCGCCGTCGCGGCCGAACTCGGCGTCACCCCCGACTCCGTCAACCGCTACCGGCGCGGCGCACGCAAGAACCCACCCAAGGCCATCGCCGACCGCATCGACGCCGCCGTCCGCGCCCGCTGGCAACCCCGCGTCCGCAAACGCCGCCAACGCCACGCCGCCACCGTCGGCGGAATCACCGTCGAGACCCGAGCCCGCATCGGCTACACCGCCCCCGCCGGCACCACCGACGACGGCCGCCTCCGCCGCCTCACCGTCCACCTCCCGCCCCCGTACGCCGACCGCCTCTTCACCGCCCGCGACACCGGAACCACCGAGGACCACCTGCGCGGCATCGTCGCCGAAGGCCTCCGCGACATCTACTTCCAGGACGGCGGCACCCGCGCCCTCGGCCTCACCGACGTGGCCCTCACCGACATCGACTACCTCGACCTCGAATTCTGA
- a CDS encoding transposase family protein, translating to MDGTLISCDRVAGLRENGNGLWYSGTARRFAGNIPSRAAPDGTPLGISEVEPASIPDITAARIHALPALYKAATDGLPSLAGLGYQGAGIGIHTPTHDRLLRGLRALGERAAAHLEQRWRVLQHVTLSPAHIGAITQAALVLDRASGLLFASQPAGRWLARRRRPFG from the coding sequence TTGGACGGCACCCTGATCTCGTGCGACCGCGTCGCCGGCCTCCGGGAGAACGGCAACGGCCTGTGGTACTCCGGCACGGCCCGCCGCTTCGCCGGAAACATCCCGTCCCGCGCCGCTCCTGACGGCACCCCGCTGGGGATATCCGAGGTCGAACCCGCCTCGATACCTGACATCACCGCCGCCCGCATCCACGCCCTTCCCGCCCTGTACAAGGCAGCCACCGACGGCCTTCCCAGCCTCGCCGGCCTGGGCTACCAGGGCGCCGGCATCGGCATCCACACCCCCACCCACGACCGACTCCTCCGCGGACTGCGTGCCCTGGGCGAACGCGCCGCTGCCCACCTCGAACAGCGCTGGCGGGTCCTCCAACACGTCACCCTCAGCCCCGCCCACATCGGAGCCATCACCCAAGCCGCCCTCGTACTCGACCGAGCCTCGGGCCTGCTCTTCGCGTCGCAGCCCGCGGGCCGATGGCTGGCTCGGCGGCGCCGTCCTTTTGGCTAG
- a CDS encoding TetR/AcrR family transcriptional regulator, whose translation MTAQPSEYHRRVAAQKRTSIVEAATKLFLDSGYDGTSLARIAEAAGVSRATLFKQFATKAALFEAIVTEYWKVDDEEAPLPEPGNLRAGLETIGRRYVALLTQPGMAALFRIVIAEVPRFPELGETQFKLGKMPYFESVRRYLEAENAAGTARLDDAETAATQFLGMISNYVFWPRMLLARWEPDDPAITNAVDQAVLTMLARYGAQA comes from the coding sequence ATGACGGCACAGCCTTCGGAATACCACCGGCGCGTGGCAGCGCAGAAGCGGACGTCCATCGTCGAGGCAGCGACGAAGCTGTTCCTCGACTCCGGCTACGACGGCACCTCGCTGGCCCGCATCGCCGAGGCGGCCGGAGTGTCGAGGGCGACACTGTTCAAGCAGTTCGCCACCAAGGCGGCCCTGTTCGAGGCGATCGTCACCGAATACTGGAAGGTCGACGACGAGGAGGCGCCGCTTCCCGAGCCGGGGAACCTCCGGGCGGGGCTTGAGACCATCGGACGCCGATACGTGGCGCTTCTCACCCAACCCGGCATGGCCGCGCTCTTCCGCATCGTCATCGCCGAGGTTCCGCGCTTCCCCGAGCTCGGCGAGACCCAGTTCAAGCTCGGCAAGATGCCCTACTTCGAATCGGTCCGCCGCTACCTGGAAGCGGAGAACGCCGCTGGTACCGCCCGGCTTGACGACGCGGAGACGGCGGCGACCCAGTTCCTCGGGATGATCTCCAACTACGTCTTCTGGCCGCGGATGCTGCTCGCGCGGTGGGAGCCCGACGACCCCGCCATCACCAACGCGGTCGACCAGGCGGTGCTGACCATGCTTGCCCGATACGGCGCGCAGGCGTGA
- a CDS encoding SDR family oxidoreductase, producing the protein MGRFAGQTVIVTGGSGGMGSSHVRGYHAEGANVVIAGRDDDAGRHLAAQLGHRALPVHLDVADEDHWAAVVREVEGHFGPITILVNNAGVQNPAAPIEHTELHTWEHAFSVNVTGQFLGIRAVTPSLRKGGGGTIVNIASTMAHVGTAYYAPYTASKWAVRGLTKTAALELGRDNIRVNSLHPGVVSTPLINEPAIPGQPAIADLYSPEPFAIPRLAEPSEITRLLLFITSPDASFATGSEFVLDGGLLLGPALQPETDNAA; encoded by the coding sequence ATGGGACGCTTTGCGGGCCAGACCGTCATCGTCACAGGCGGCAGCGGAGGCATGGGCAGCAGCCATGTGCGGGGCTACCACGCCGAGGGGGCGAACGTCGTCATCGCCGGCCGCGACGACGACGCCGGCCGCCATCTCGCCGCTCAGCTCGGCCACCGGGCTCTGCCCGTTCACCTGGATGTCGCCGACGAGGACCACTGGGCGGCAGTGGTGCGAGAAGTCGAAGGCCACTTCGGACCGATCACCATCCTGGTGAACAACGCGGGCGTCCAGAACCCGGCGGCCCCCATCGAGCACACCGAACTCCACACCTGGGAACACGCCTTCAGCGTCAACGTCACCGGCCAGTTCCTCGGCATCAGGGCCGTGACTCCGTCCCTGCGCAAGGGCGGCGGCGGAACCATCGTCAACATCGCCTCGACCATGGCCCACGTCGGCACGGCCTACTACGCCCCCTACACCGCCAGCAAATGGGCCGTACGCGGACTGACCAAGACGGCCGCGCTGGAGCTGGGGCGGGACAACATCCGCGTGAACTCCCTCCACCCCGGCGTCGTCTCCACCCCACTGATCAACGAACCCGCCATCCCGGGCCAGCCGGCCATCGCCGACCTCTACTCGCCCGAACCCTTCGCCATCCCCCGCCTCGCCGAACCCTCCGAGATCACCCGCCTGTTGCTCTTCATCACCTCCCCAGACGCATCCTTCGCCACGGGCTCGGAATTCGTCCTGGACGGAGGCCTGCTGCTCGGCCCCGCACTCCAGCCCGAGACCGACAACGCGGCCTGA
- a CDS encoding SDR family NAD(P)-dependent oxidoreductase: protein MNGIEGRTAFVTGGSRGIGAAVAVRLAECGADVVLTYRSSEERAAEVVGRIERAGVAGLAIRVDSADPVAVTAAVDEAAGRFGRLDILVNNAGVFPVGPIEDLGEEEFNHAVAVNVRAPFLASRAAVRHFTDGGRIISIGSNVAGRTVFPGFTLYGLSKSALVGMTKGLARELGPRGITVNLVQPGATDTEANPADGPNAAGINAFTALGRFADASDIAATVVHLAGVGGRYITGATLDVDGGFNT, encoded by the coding sequence ATGAACGGAATCGAAGGCAGGACAGCTTTTGTCACTGGCGGCAGCCGGGGTATCGGGGCGGCGGTGGCCGTCCGGCTCGCCGAGTGCGGTGCCGATGTGGTGCTGACCTACCGGAGCAGTGAGGAGCGTGCCGCCGAGGTGGTCGGGCGGATCGAGAGGGCCGGCGTCGCTGGTTTGGCCATCCGCGTGGACAGTGCCGATCCGGTGGCCGTGACGGCTGCGGTGGATGAGGCCGCGGGGAGGTTCGGCAGGTTGGACATTCTGGTGAACAACGCGGGGGTGTTTCCCGTCGGGCCCATCGAGGACTTGGGTGAGGAGGAGTTCAACCACGCGGTGGCGGTGAATGTGCGGGCGCCGTTCCTTGCTTCTCGGGCCGCGGTGCGTCATTTCACCGATGGTGGCCGGATCATCAGTATCGGCAGCAATGTGGCGGGGAGGACGGTGTTTCCCGGGTTCACGTTGTACGGGTTGAGTAAGAGCGCGTTGGTCGGTATGACGAAGGGGCTGGCCCGGGAGTTGGGGCCGCGTGGCATCACGGTCAACCTGGTGCAACCGGGGGCCACCGACACGGAGGCCAATCCGGCGGACGGACCGAACGCGGCGGGGATCAACGCGTTCACCGCGCTTGGTCGTTTCGCGGACGCGAGCGATATCGCCGCGACCGTCGTTCACCTGGCGGGGGTGGGCGGCCGGTACATCACCGGGGCCACTCTTGATGTGGATGGTGGATTCAACACCTGA
- a CDS encoding GNAT family N-acetyltransferase, with protein sequence MCTVERLSPRHGPAVLEFERENRAFFAASVPDRGDAYFAEFEERHRALLAMQDAGTDHFHVVVGEDGAVLGRVNVVDVAEGSAELGYRVAESAGGRGVATTAVRAVVELAAGVYGLRSLRAVTTVDNVASRAVLARAGFAEVGAVEVAGRPGLRFHRDLREG encoded by the coding sequence ATGTGCACAGTTGAGCGGTTGTCGCCGCGTCATGGTCCGGCGGTGTTGGAGTTCGAGCGGGAGAACCGGGCGTTCTTCGCGGCGTCGGTGCCCGACCGGGGGGACGCGTACTTCGCGGAGTTCGAGGAGCGGCACCGGGCGTTGCTGGCGATGCAGGACGCGGGGACGGACCACTTCCATGTGGTGGTGGGCGAGGACGGCGCGGTGCTGGGGCGGGTCAACGTCGTCGATGTGGCGGAGGGGTCCGCCGAGTTGGGGTATCGGGTGGCCGAGTCGGCCGGCGGGCGGGGGGTGGCGACGACGGCGGTGCGCGCGGTCGTCGAACTGGCCGCCGGGGTCTACGGGTTGCGGTCGCTGCGGGCCGTGACGACGGTGGACAACGTGGCGTCGCGCGCGGTGCTGGCGCGGGCCGGGTTCGCCGAGGTGGGGGCGGTGGAGGTAGCCGGACGTCCGGGGTTGCGGTTCCACCGGGACCTGCGGGAGGGGTGA
- a CDS encoding DoxX family protein, which translates to MRTFSPAARRRWLTGLCGWMVFSFTVGALTKFSSGETFFGPAYSEKFVDWGYPSWFRFVVGGGELLGAALLLRVRTRWWGAGLLLVITSGAVVTHVAHLDPVGESLSAPLHVVLSALLVWVYRPAGTRGRRPVASGGGG; encoded by the coding sequence ATGAGGACGTTCTCCCCGGCGGCGAGGCGCCGCTGGTTGACCGGGTTGTGCGGGTGGATGGTGTTCTCGTTCACGGTGGGGGCGCTGACGAAGTTCTCCTCGGGTGAGACGTTCTTCGGCCCGGCGTACTCGGAGAAGTTCGTCGACTGGGGCTACCCGTCGTGGTTCCGCTTTGTGGTGGGAGGGGGTGAACTCCTCGGTGCCGCGTTGCTGTTGAGGGTTCGGACGCGGTGGTGGGGTGCGGGTCTGCTGCTGGTGATCACGTCGGGGGCGGTGGTGACGCATGTCGCGCACCTGGACCCGGTGGGTGAGAGTCTCTCCGCTCCCCTGCACGTGGTGCTGTCGGCGCTGCTGGTCTGGGTGTATCGGCCGGCGGGGACGCGCGGGCGGCGGCCTGTGGCGTCGGGCGGCGGGGGGTGA